A genomic segment from Idiomarina piscisalsi encodes:
- a CDS encoding Type II secretory pathway component, with protein sequence MNRWQYLEESFGTLPARQRVMIAAAAVLLTVLPMLSYVIMPDLERAAALSAENKRLNQQIEQVLSAVGELEGEFDEDINEPLRQEIKQLQMSASNARQSVENSATLQEVSQRREFLNSVLNTSDALEIQSLTAKEPRKVFETGSIALYEHAVEAVFTGTYFDVLAFVRALQSQHPNVIWAHFDYQVKRYPQGQITLEWHLLSTDKEFISG encoded by the coding sequence ATGAACCGTTGGCAGTATTTAGAAGAAAGTTTTGGCACGCTCCCGGCACGACAGCGAGTCATGATAGCGGCTGCCGCTGTTTTGCTGACAGTGTTGCCAATGCTGAGCTACGTCATAATGCCGGATCTGGAGAGAGCTGCAGCTCTTAGCGCTGAAAATAAACGTTTGAATCAGCAAATTGAGCAGGTTCTTTCGGCGGTGGGTGAGCTGGAAGGCGAGTTCGATGAGGACATTAACGAGCCGCTAAGACAGGAGATAAAGCAACTGCAGATGTCGGCAAGTAATGCGCGGCAGTCGGTAGAAAATAGTGCAACCTTACAAGAAGTTTCGCAGCGCAGAGAATTTCTGAACAGCGTTTTGAATACGTCGGACGCTTTAGAAATACAGAGTTTGACCGCTAAAGAGCCGCGTAAAGTCTTTGAAACAGGAAGTATTGCACTTTATGAGCATGCGGTAGAAGCTGTATTTACTGGTACCTATTTTGACGTTTTAGCGTTTGTGAGAGCGCTGCAAAGCCAGCACCCAAATGTCATTTGGGCTCACTTTGATTATCAGGTTAAACGTTACCCCCAAGGGCAGATAACTCTGGAGTGGCATTTGCTGAGTACCGACAAGGAGTTTATCAGTGGTTAA
- a CDS encoding PilN domain-containing protein, producing MKQSVNLYRGDLVPVQQRLTLAKLATGLVALVVVVFTLMIFSGWQHSQTRGTNNELTERLNVANNQLTSLRDRLSNRKQSPELVSKKAELQAYIQDARTFRQSISDFEASESSAVASLLSELSDITPQGVWLERFGLDGEKIYLKGYATDTEKLVSWMDKFDESELLASKRFAVVELSRSEEGYQSFQLRTERREEPAEE from the coding sequence ATGAAGCAAAGCGTTAATTTATATCGGGGCGACTTGGTACCGGTCCAACAGCGGCTCACACTTGCTAAATTAGCGACAGGGCTGGTTGCCTTGGTGGTCGTGGTTTTTACATTAATGATTTTTTCCGGTTGGCAACACAGTCAGACACGAGGTACAAATAATGAGCTGACAGAGCGACTTAATGTCGCCAATAATCAACTGACGTCTTTACGTGACCGTTTAAGTAACCGTAAACAGAGCCCTGAACTGGTCTCTAAGAAAGCTGAGTTGCAAGCTTACATTCAGGATGCACGAACGTTTCGACAAAGTATCAGTGACTTTGAAGCGTCTGAGTCCTCGGCGGTTGCTTCATTATTGAGTGAGCTGTCGGACATTACTCCACAAGGCGTTTGGTTAGAACGCTTTGGGCTAGACGGGGAAAAGATATATCTAAAGGGTTACGCAACGGATACAGAAAAGCTAGTGTCATGGATGGATAAGTTTGACGAGTCCGAATTATTAGCTAGTAAACGCTTTGCGGTTGTTGAACTGTCACGTAGCGAAGAAGGCTACCAGTCTTTTCAACTGCGTACCGAAAGACGTGAGGAGCCAGCAGAAGAATGA
- a CDS encoding Type II secretory pathway component produces MRLLVAKSHAGKCELIVNDQEDATPGSLIEKAVHILKKYKRLSLKDASVSLVLGSDCYESVLVDRPMVDPEEIAESLKYSLNDLVSLSASDIVADYYEFPEQPTGQDKIVAVAASKSLLRPWVDFFAESDLSLVAITVSELTLPSLIKPPAHPEMVIYQTQEGHYLTQIYTSKGLLFTRLLRGVAAIDAYTEEEIEAGALEPLATELQRSVDYFESHLRQAPIKHIHIAIEHVKPGVVVKNVSQMLAVECDVYRYPQWTQELIEGDFTDLPGLAVFEELRV; encoded by the coding sequence GTGCGTTTATTAGTCGCAAAAAGTCACGCAGGGAAGTGCGAGCTCATTGTGAATGACCAAGAAGACGCGACTCCCGGCAGCCTTATTGAAAAAGCAGTTCATATTCTTAAAAAATACAAGCGTCTTTCGTTAAAAGATGCCTCGGTATCATTGGTATTAGGTTCTGATTGTTATGAGTCTGTGCTGGTTGATCGACCGATGGTCGATCCGGAAGAAATCGCTGAAAGTTTGAAGTACAGCTTAAATGATCTGGTTTCGTTATCTGCCAGCGATATTGTTGCGGATTATTATGAATTTCCAGAACAACCAACCGGTCAGGATAAGATTGTAGCGGTAGCCGCAAGCAAGAGTTTACTGAGACCTTGGGTGGACTTTTTTGCTGAAAGCGACTTGTCGTTAGTCGCCATTACCGTTTCTGAACTGACGTTGCCTAGCCTAATTAAGCCGCCCGCACATCCGGAAATGGTCATTTATCAAACCCAGGAAGGGCATTACCTAACTCAAATTTACACCTCGAAGGGACTGTTGTTTACGCGTCTTTTGCGTGGTGTTGCTGCGATAGACGCTTATACCGAAGAGGAAATAGAGGCGGGAGCATTGGAGCCGCTGGCGACGGAACTGCAACGATCAGTCGATTATTTCGAGAGTCACTTAAGGCAAGCACCCATAAAGCACATTCATATTGCCATTGAACATGTAAAGCCAGGGGTTGTGGTAAAAAATGTATCGCAAATGCTGGCGGTCGAGTGCGACGTTTACCGTTATCCGCAGTGGACGCAAGAATTAATAGAAGGTGATTTTACAGACTTGCCTGGCCTCGCCGTATTCGAGGAGTTGCGGGTATGA
- the pyrC gene encoding dihydroorotase gives MQTFTIPTPDDWHLHLRDEAMLATTVPASAAVFNRAVIMPNLVPPVTTVEAAMAYRERILKQLPEGQTFQPMMALYLTAETTPGLVAEAAVNEHIIGFKLYPSGATTNSAAGVKSVDALAPVLEAMQQHEVPLLVHGEVTDADVDIFDREKVFIDRHLRPITEKFPQLRLVLEHITTADAVAFVEESSEYVAATMTPQHLLMNRNDLLVGGVRPHNYCLPILKRRSHQMELQRAALSGNPKFFLGTDSAPHTQDKKETACGCAGCYSAPAAIELYAEFFDAHGALDKLADFASGFGADFYRMPRNTSELTLIKEPWQVPATVDTANGPMVPYWAGEPLNWQVKR, from the coding sequence ATGCAAACTTTCACAATTCCAACCCCCGATGACTGGCACTTGCACCTGCGTGACGAGGCGATGTTAGCAACCACCGTACCGGCTTCCGCAGCGGTGTTTAACCGCGCGGTTATTATGCCCAACCTAGTGCCGCCGGTAACAACCGTTGAAGCAGCGATGGCTTATCGTGAGCGCATACTAAAGCAGCTGCCGGAAGGACAAACGTTTCAGCCTATGATGGCACTTTACCTTACTGCTGAAACGACACCCGGTCTGGTTGCCGAAGCGGCTGTCAACGAGCATATCATTGGCTTTAAACTGTACCCGTCTGGGGCAACAACCAATTCCGCGGCCGGGGTTAAGTCGGTTGACGCGCTGGCACCAGTGTTGGAAGCCATGCAGCAACACGAGGTACCGCTGTTGGTGCACGGCGAAGTAACGGATGCCGACGTGGATATTTTCGATCGTGAGAAAGTTTTTATTGACCGCCATTTACGGCCTATTACTGAAAAATTCCCCCAATTGCGTTTGGTACTGGAGCATATTACCACCGCAGACGCAGTTGCCTTTGTTGAAGAGTCGTCTGAGTATGTGGCTGCAACGATGACGCCACAGCATTTGCTCATGAACCGCAATGACTTGTTGGTGGGCGGTGTTCGTCCACATAATTATTGCCTGCCTATTTTAAAACGCCGCTCTCACCAAATGGAGCTGCAACGAGCCGCCTTATCGGGGAACCCTAAATTCTTTTTGGGAACCGACTCTGCACCACATACACAAGACAAGAAAGAAACCGCTTGTGGTTGCGCGGGCTGTTACTCGGCGCCAGCCGCTATTGAACTCTACGCTGAGTTTTTCGATGCGCATGGTGCGCTGGATAAGCTGGCCGACTTCGCCAGTGGCTTTGGTGCAGACTTTTACCGTATGCCAAGAAATACCAGCGAATTGACTCTGATTAAAGAGCCTTGGCAGGTGCCGGCAACGGTGGATACCGCAAATGGACCTATGGTGCCGTATTGGGCCGGTGAACCGCTGAACTGGCAAGTGAAGCGTTAG
- a CDS encoding thymidine kinase, which translates to MASLYFTYSAMNAGKSTSLLQVAHNYEEREQHVLLMTPAVDDRAGHGKIASRLGIDRKALSFTHKCDLTELVRQEHQRKAIDCVLIDEAQFLTEQQVWQLTTLTDSDDIPVMCYGIRTDAFGSAFPGSAVLLAVADKLVEMKTICHCGRKATMSLRVDEQGNAVRMGQQIAIGGNDRYVSCCRKHWKEAMQLR; encoded by the coding sequence ATGGCTTCACTTTATTTCACCTACTCCGCCATGAATGCGGGTAAAAGCACGTCATTACTGCAAGTAGCGCATAATTATGAAGAGCGTGAGCAGCATGTCTTGCTAATGACGCCGGCGGTCGACGATAGAGCCGGGCACGGCAAAATCGCATCACGTTTAGGTATTGACCGCAAAGCACTGTCTTTTACCCATAAGTGCGACTTAACCGAGCTTGTTCGACAGGAGCATCAGCGTAAAGCAATTGACTGCGTTTTGATTGACGAAGCCCAGTTTTTAACCGAGCAACAAGTTTGGCAATTGACGACCCTGACTGATTCCGATGACATTCCCGTTATGTGTTACGGCATTCGTACCGATGCCTTTGGTAGCGCATTTCCGGGCAGTGCGGTGTTATTGGCCGTTGCCGACAAGCTTGTGGAGATGAAAACCATTTGCCATTGCGGGCGCAAAGCCACGATGTCGTTGCGAGTTGACGAGCAGGGGAATGCGGTTCGCATGGGGCAACAAATAGCCATAGGCGGCAACGACCGTTACGTGTCTTGCTGCCGAAAGCACTGGAAAGAGGCCATGCAGCTGCGCTAA
- a CDS encoding adenosine deaminase family protein, with the protein MHYSPEFIKAIPKADLHLHLDGSLRASSLVDMAKRSGIELPSYTEEGLFEKVFKSHYNNLGEYLNGFQYTCAVLRDLENLEQASYELAVDNQEEGVNYIEVRFAPQLLMDPSKGVTFDTIMHVVNDGLSRAKKEYNNRSDVKNGDKPPFDYGIINCAMRMFGKKGFSPYYTQIFQLMRDFEPMQVIKTAAMDLVRASVRMRDEEGMPIVGLDIAGQEIGYPAGEFKEVYEYAHENFLLKTVHAGEAYGAESIFEALTKCHADRLGHGYSLFSPEMTEDPSIEDPKAYGESLASYIADRRIAVEVCLTSNLQTNPAIGDIKNHNFKHMLDNRLATIICTDNRLVSRTTVSNEYQLALDNFDISLKRLKDIVAYGFKKNFFPGRYVEKREYAKQNLAYFDKVVEQFGLSE; encoded by the coding sequence ATGCACTACTCCCCCGAATTTATTAAAGCCATTCCCAAGGCAGACTTGCACCTGCACCTAGACGGTAGCTTACGTGCCAGTAGCCTTGTCGATATGGCAAAGCGCTCGGGTATTGAACTTCCCAGCTATACCGAAGAAGGCTTGTTCGAAAAGGTATTTAAGTCGCACTACAACAATTTGGGTGAATATCTCAATGGCTTTCAGTACACCTGCGCGGTACTGCGTGACCTCGAAAACTTAGAGCAAGCCTCTTATGAATTGGCGGTTGATAATCAGGAAGAAGGCGTTAATTACATAGAGGTTCGGTTCGCGCCGCAGCTACTGATGGATCCGAGTAAGGGCGTTACCTTCGATACCATTATGCACGTGGTTAATGACGGCTTATCGCGGGCGAAGAAAGAGTACAACAATCGTTCGGACGTTAAAAACGGCGATAAGCCTCCGTTTGACTACGGCATTATTAACTGCGCCATGCGCATGTTCGGCAAAAAAGGATTTTCGCCCTATTACACACAAATATTTCAGTTGATGCGCGACTTTGAACCGATGCAAGTGATTAAAACGGCAGCAATGGATTTAGTGCGCGCCAGCGTTCGCATGCGCGACGAAGAAGGTATGCCGATAGTTGGACTGGACATTGCCGGTCAGGAAATTGGTTACCCCGCCGGTGAATTTAAAGAGGTGTATGAATACGCGCACGAGAACTTTTTACTGAAAACCGTGCATGCGGGTGAAGCTTATGGCGCGGAGAGTATCTTTGAAGCGTTAACCAAATGTCATGCTGACCGACTGGGTCACGGATATTCATTGTTCTCGCCAGAAATGACCGAGGATCCGTCCATTGAGGACCCCAAAGCCTACGGTGAGAGTTTGGCTTCTTATATTGCTGACCGCCGCATTGCAGTGGAGGTATGTTTAACCAGTAATTTACAAACAAACCCAGCTATTGGTGACATTAAAAATCATAACTTTAAGCACATGCTGGACAATCGTTTAGCCACTATTATTTGTACCGACAACCGTTTGGTGTCTCGCACAACGGTCAGTAACGAATACCAACTGGCACTGGATAACTTTGATATTTCATTGAAACGCTTAAAGGACATTGTCGCTTACGGCTTTAAAAAGAACTTTTTCCCGGGACGTTATGTTGAGAAGCGTGAATACGCCAAGCAGAACCTGGCGTATTTTGACAAGGTAGTCGAGCAGTTTGGACTCAGCGAATAG
- the ssb gene encoding single-stranded DNA-binding protein, with protein MASRGVNKVILIGNLGADPEVRYTQNSTAIANLSIATSETWKDKQTGEPREQTEWHRCVAYRRLAEIAGEYLKKGSKVYVEGRLQTRKWTGQDNVERYTTEIVINEMQMLDSRGGPQGGPQGGPPQGQGYGGGQQGGYGGQQQRPAPQPSQQSQQPQQKPAEPAPFSPDTDFDDDIPF; from the coding sequence ATGGCCAGCCGCGGTGTGAATAAAGTAATTCTAATTGGTAACCTGGGTGCGGACCCGGAAGTGCGTTATACCCAGAACAGCACAGCGATAGCCAACCTATCTATTGCGACCAGTGAAACCTGGAAAGACAAGCAGACCGGTGAGCCAAGAGAGCAAACCGAGTGGCACCGTTGTGTGGCGTATCGCCGTTTGGCAGAAATTGCGGGTGAGTACCTTAAGAAAGGTTCTAAAGTTTATGTTGAAGGACGTTTGCAGACACGCAAATGGACCGGTCAGGACAATGTAGAGCGTTACACGACTGAAATCGTTATCAACGAAATGCAGATGCTTGACTCTCGTGGTGGTCCTCAAGGTGGCCCGCAGGGCGGACCTCCTCAAGGCCAGGGTTATGGTGGCGGACAACAAGGTGGGTACGGTGGTCAGCAACAACGCCCGGCACCACAACCGTCTCAACAGAGCCAACAGCCTCAGCAGAAGCCTGCTGAACCAGCACCGTTTTCACCGGATACGGATTTTGACGACGATATTCCGTTCTAA
- a CDS encoding MFS transporter produces MTQHSLNKTERKAAFSLASVFGIRMLGLFLIMPVLAVYAQAYPDYSPLLVGVALGAYGLTQAILQIPLGMASDRIGRKPVIIGGLVVFILGSIVAALADSLIMVSVGRALQGVGAIAAAILALAADLSRDEQRPKVMAIIGMCIGLAFAISLVVGPLLGGVIGLSGLFWFTAATGVLGILVLVMSVPDVVTTSARRESLPVASELKKLLKHKQLWCLNTGIFVLHAILTAWFVTIPTQLQSAGFESQTHAWFYLPTLAASVALMVPMIIRSSRNNSSVQWLRASIAILILSLASVFYAGNSAVWLVVALVVFFTGFNFIEASLPSLLTRIAPAGSKGSASGIYSTSQFLGAFVGGVAGGWVLQNYQTSGIVVFCLILLLCWFVISFLMKNPESVTSLSVSTPNLTKDKAVSLSEQLLTVAGVKEARWVEDDQATYLKVDKKAYDEKAVNELLGALRTGE; encoded by the coding sequence ATGACGCAACACTCGCTCAATAAGACTGAACGAAAAGCCGCTTTCTCACTGGCGTCTGTATTTGGTATACGGATGTTAGGGCTGTTTTTGATCATGCCGGTATTGGCGGTTTACGCACAAGCCTATCCTGACTACTCACCGCTTCTGGTCGGTGTCGCGTTAGGGGCTTACGGACTCACCCAGGCTATTTTGCAAATTCCGTTAGGTATGGCGTCCGACCGTATTGGTCGAAAGCCAGTTATCATCGGTGGTCTGGTGGTGTTTATACTGGGCAGTATTGTTGCCGCATTGGCAGACAGCCTGATCATGGTGAGTGTTGGTCGCGCGCTTCAGGGCGTTGGTGCGATAGCCGCCGCCATTCTGGCATTAGCAGCTGACCTCTCGCGTGACGAACAGCGCCCGAAGGTTATGGCGATTATTGGTATGTGCATTGGCCTGGCGTTTGCTATTTCGTTAGTTGTTGGACCGCTATTAGGCGGCGTAATCGGCTTGTCGGGGCTGTTCTGGTTTACTGCGGCTACCGGCGTGTTAGGTATATTGGTGCTCGTTATGAGTGTGCCTGATGTGGTCACAACATCCGCACGGCGAGAGTCTTTGCCGGTCGCTTCGGAATTGAAAAAACTACTGAAGCATAAACAGCTCTGGTGCCTGAATACCGGTATTTTTGTACTTCATGCCATTTTAACGGCCTGGTTTGTGACGATTCCCACTCAACTGCAAAGTGCGGGGTTTGAGAGTCAAACACACGCTTGGTTTTATTTGCCGACACTGGCCGCGTCAGTTGCATTGATGGTGCCAATGATTATTCGCAGTTCGCGTAATAACAGCTCAGTACAATGGTTGCGGGCGTCTATCGCTATTTTAATTTTGTCATTGGCTTCGGTGTTTTATGCCGGTAACTCAGCAGTTTGGCTGGTGGTCGCGTTGGTGGTTTTCTTCACTGGCTTTAACTTTATTGAAGCCAGTTTGCCGTCGCTACTAACACGTATAGCGCCTGCCGGGAGTAAAGGCAGTGCGAGTGGCATCTATTCAACCAGCCAGTTTTTAGGCGCATTTGTCGGCGGTGTTGCAGGCGGTTGGGTCTTACAAAACTATCAGACATCGGGCATTGTGGTATTCTGTTTGATCTTGCTACTATGTTGGTTTGTTATCAGCTTCCTGATGAAGAACCCGGAAAGCGTCACCAGCTTGTCAGTATCAACACCAAACCTTACGAAAGACAAAGCTGTAAGCCTAAGTGAGCAGTTACTAACCGTTGCAGGTGTGAAAGAGGCGCGCTGGGTCGAAGACGATCAGGCAACGTATTTAAAAGTCGATAAAAAAGCGTACGATGAAAAAGCAGTGAATGAACTGCTCGGTGCATTAAGAACAGGAGAGTAA
- the uvrA gene encoding excinuclease ABC subunit UvrA, with protein sequence MENIEVRGARTHNLKNFNLTIPRDKLIVITGLSGSGKSSLAFDTLYAEGQRRYVESLSAYARQFLSLMEKPDVDSIEGLSPAISIEQKSTSHNPRSTVGTITEIYDYLRLMYARVGEPRCPTHDVALAAQTVSQMVDKVLDAPEGEKRMLLAPIIQNRKGEHLKVLENLALQGFIRARIDGEICDLSDPPPLELQKKHTIEVVVDRFKVREGLEQRLAESFETALELSGGTALVAPMEGGEETLVFSANFACPHCGYSMQELEPRLFSFNNPAGACTTCDGLGVEQFFDPQKVIVNDEISLTGGAIRGWDKRNFYYYQMLQSLAKHYGFKLSEPFKDLPEEIRNIILFGSGKEEIKFTYMNDRGDKVVREHAFEGIIPNMQRRYRETESQAVREELSKYVATQPCKSCHGTRLRTEARHVFINNVTLPEVVEQSIGDAMAFFQQLDLEGQRAQIAEKILKEINDRLRFLVNVGLNYLSLSRSAETLSGGEAQRIRLASQIGAGLVGVMYVLDEPSIGLHQRDNERLLNTLTHLRDLGNTVIVVEHDEDAIRQSDHVIDIGPGAGVHGGEIIAQGNVDDIIASKDSLTGDYLSGRKLIDVPAERHKPDDRQLVIKGASGNNLKDVTMTLPLGVMTCVTGVSGSGKSTLVNDTLFKIAHRELNGATADVPSPCESVDGFQYLDKVVDIDQSPIGRTPRSNPATYTGIFTPIRELFAGVPEARARGYKPGRFSFNVRGGRCEACQGDGVIKVEMHFLPDVYVPCDICKGKRYNRETLEIQYKGKNIHEVLEMTIEDAREFFDPIPAIARKLQTLMDVGLSYVRLGQSATTLSGGEAQRVKLSRELSKRDTGKTLYILDEPTTGLHFHDIKQLLAVIHRLRDHGNTVVVIEHNLDVIKTADWIIDLGPEGGSGGGEILCEGTPEAICENKQSHTARFLKPMLK encoded by the coding sequence ATGGAAAACATTGAAGTACGCGGTGCGCGCACGCACAACCTGAAAAATTTCAATCTGACGATACCCCGTGACAAACTTATTGTCATTACCGGCTTATCCGGTTCAGGCAAGTCGTCGTTAGCGTTTGACACGCTCTATGCTGAGGGTCAGCGTCGATACGTTGAGTCATTATCGGCCTACGCTCGACAGTTCTTGTCACTGATGGAAAAACCCGACGTTGACAGCATAGAGGGTCTGTCTCCCGCGATTTCAATTGAGCAAAAGTCGACGTCTCACAATCCTCGCTCCACGGTCGGTACCATTACCGAAATTTATGACTACCTGCGCCTAATGTACGCACGTGTTGGTGAGCCTCGCTGTCCAACGCATGACGTGGCACTGGCTGCACAAACCGTATCGCAAATGGTCGACAAAGTGCTGGATGCGCCAGAAGGCGAGAAGCGCATGTTATTGGCTCCCATTATTCAAAACCGCAAGGGCGAGCATTTAAAGGTCTTAGAAAATTTAGCGCTGCAAGGCTTTATCCGCGCACGTATCGACGGTGAAATTTGCGACTTAAGCGACCCGCCTCCGCTAGAACTTCAGAAAAAGCACACCATTGAGGTGGTGGTAGACCGCTTTAAAGTCCGCGAAGGACTGGAACAACGTTTAGCCGAATCGTTTGAAACCGCGTTGGAGCTGAGTGGCGGCACGGCGCTAGTGGCGCCAATGGAAGGCGGCGAAGAAACCTTAGTGTTCTCGGCGAATTTCGCCTGTCCGCATTGTGGATACAGTATGCAGGAGCTAGAACCTCGCCTGTTTTCATTCAACAACCCGGCGGGTGCTTGTACGACGTGTGACGGCTTAGGCGTTGAACAGTTTTTCGATCCACAAAAAGTGATTGTTAATGACGAAATTTCGTTAACTGGTGGCGCCATTCGCGGCTGGGATAAACGTAATTTTTATTACTACCAAATGCTTCAGTCACTGGCTAAGCATTATGGGTTTAAGCTGTCTGAGCCCTTTAAAGACTTACCGGAAGAGATTCGGAATATCATTCTGTTCGGCAGCGGTAAAGAAGAGATAAAATTTACTTATATGAATGACCGCGGCGATAAAGTCGTCCGCGAGCATGCCTTCGAGGGCATTATTCCGAACATGCAACGCCGCTATCGCGAAACTGAGTCTCAAGCGGTTCGCGAAGAGCTGTCGAAGTACGTTGCAACACAACCTTGTAAGAGTTGTCATGGCACACGCCTGCGCACCGAGGCTCGCCACGTATTTATTAACAATGTGACCTTACCGGAAGTGGTCGAGCAGTCCATTGGTGACGCTATGGCCTTCTTCCAGCAATTAGACCTGGAAGGTCAGCGTGCTCAAATAGCTGAGAAAATTCTTAAAGAAATTAACGACCGCCTGCGCTTTTTGGTGAACGTAGGCCTTAACTACTTGAGTCTATCTCGCAGTGCAGAAACCTTATCCGGAGGCGAAGCTCAGCGAATTCGCCTAGCCAGTCAAATTGGTGCCGGCTTAGTCGGTGTTATGTACGTTCTTGATGAACCCAGTATTGGTCTGCATCAGCGCGACAATGAACGCTTGTTAAATACCCTGACGCACCTGCGGGACTTAGGTAATACGGTTATTGTCGTAGAACACGATGAAGACGCAATTCGTCAGTCCGATCACGTCATTGATATAGGCCCGGGCGCTGGTGTTCACGGTGGTGAGATTATCGCTCAGGGCAACGTGGACGATATAATAGCAAGTAAAGACTCACTAACTGGTGACTACTTGTCAGGCCGTAAACTGATTGATGTGCCTGCTGAAAGACATAAACCAGATGATCGCCAACTGGTGATAAAAGGTGCCAGTGGTAATAACTTAAAAGACGTCACCATGACGTTGCCGCTGGGCGTTATGACGTGTGTGACTGGGGTCTCAGGCTCAGGTAAATCAACACTGGTCAATGACACCTTATTTAAAATTGCGCACCGGGAGCTCAATGGCGCAACAGCCGATGTTCCGTCACCTTGTGAAAGCGTCGACGGTTTCCAGTATTTGGATAAGGTTGTTGATATCGACCAAAGCCCGATTGGCCGAACGCCACGGTCAAACCCGGCAACGTATACCGGCATATTCACGCCTATTCGCGAGCTTTTCGCTGGTGTTCCTGAAGCGCGGGCACGTGGCTACAAACCGGGCCGCTTTAGCTTTAATGTACGCGGTGGTCGTTGTGAGGCATGTCAGGGTGATGGCGTCATTAAAGTTGAAATGCACTTCCTGCCAGATGTCTATGTGCCTTGTGATATTTGTAAAGGCAAACGTTACAACCGTGAAACGTTAGAAATTCAGTACAAAGGCAAAAACATTCATGAAGTGCTGGAAATGACCATAGAAGACGCTCGTGAGTTCTTCGACCCAATTCCAGCCATTGCTCGTAAGCTGCAAACGCTCATGGATGTCGGTTTGTCCTACGTTCGCTTAGGCCAATCAGCAACCACGCTCTCAGGCGGTGAGGCACAACGTGTTAAACTGTCGCGCGAGCTGTCTAAGCGCGACACTGGTAAGACACTGTATATTTTGGACGAACCAACGACTGGTTTGCATTTCCACGATATAAAACAGTTACTGGCAGTGATTCATCGACTGCGTGATCATGGCAATACCGTTGTTGTTATCGAGCATAACTTAGATGTTATTAAGACAGCCGACTGGATTATTGATCTTGGTCCCGAAGGCGGTTCAGGTGGCGGGGAGATACTCTGCGAGGGAACACCGGAAGCCATTTGTGAAAACAAACAATCGCATACGGCCCGTTTCTTGAAGCCGATGCTAAAATAA
- a CDS encoding acyl-CoA thioesterase has translation MLSEDFKVRFYETDALGHVNNTVIPGWIETGRLPIFEFFGEMSPETQSLIVARLEVDYLFPIYFGSPVTVNTYVTRMGGSSFDITTEVWQKDKLCAKGKSVLVYFDYQKECSVKLPQDIRERLATITHPEHPLDA, from the coding sequence ATGTTATCGGAAGACTTTAAAGTTCGATTTTATGAAACCGACGCGCTAGGCCACGTAAACAATACGGTCATCCCCGGGTGGATTGAGACCGGCCGGCTGCCAATATTCGAGTTTTTTGGTGAAATGTCGCCAGAAACCCAAAGTTTAATCGTGGCGCGACTGGAGGTGGACTATTTGTTTCCCATTTACTTTGGTAGCCCAGTTACAGTAAATACTTATGTCACCAGAATGGGCGGCAGTTCGTTTGATATTACCACCGAAGTTTGGCAAAAAGACAAACTGTGCGCTAAAGGTAAGTCGGTATTAGTTTATTTCGATTATCAGAAGGAGTGTTCAGTGAAGCTACCTCAGGATATACGAGAAAGACTTGCAACAATAACGCATCCGGAGCACCCTCTTGACGCGTGA